In Primulina eburnea isolate SZY01 chromosome 3, ASM2296580v1, whole genome shotgun sequence, one DNA window encodes the following:
- the LOC140827672 gene encoding uncharacterized protein, protein MNFTVKAAWGRGGGRAGVLQLGSCSVETPALLLTTRKGLPVFISPDLLSSLPTPDSYLLQCSPLHFFEGISMKTISEMGGLHNVVGLKDHIFFAVPRDSITSLPDYQSANKMGASFETPSGRRLMKPVQYMEMVSSMKPNMWTTLADEVPAWVSEKRNTASVDRTIRWLDDCITSNLATLTGGACFGSIVGSSSIEERKRCAQEVAKRNVAGFCISGFGLGESMEERPALLNAVTENLPEEKPRHICGLGLPEDVLQGVAAGVDLFDSTYIYHLTLGGFALTFSSEKILRHGSVDQLTDYGSDGTKINLKATIYRKDTSPILKSCNCYTCQNHTKAYLNHLFNVHEMLAQILLEIHNTHHYLGFFRSIREAIKSGKFDHFRTAFVENRRNHIFTAALNS, encoded by the exons ATGAATTTCACCGTGAAGGCCGCATGGGGCAGAGGGGGCGGTCGGGCTGGCGTACTGCAACTGGGCAGCTGCTCTGTAGAGACTCCGGCTCTCCTTCTCACCACCCGCAAGGGCCTGCCCGTCTTCATCTCCCCTGACCTTCTCTCTTCTCTCCCCACTCCCGATTCTTACCTTCTCCAATGCAGCCCCCTACACTT tttcgagGGTATTTCCATGAAAACTATCTCTGAAATGGGCGGGCTGCACAATGTGGTTGGTTTGAAGGATCACATATTTTTCGCCGTTCCCAGGGATTCCATAACATCCCTTCCTGATTATCAGAGTGCGAACAAGATGGGAGCTTCCTTTGAGACACCTTCAGGTCGCCGCCTG ATGAAGCCAGTTCAATATATGGAAATGGTTTCTTCAATGAAGCCCAATATGTGGACCACATTGGCTGATGAAGTCCCTGCTTGGGTGTCTGAGAAGAGGAATACAGCCTCTGTTGACCGAACAATCAGATGGCTTGACGACTGCATTACGTCAAATTTGGCTACCTTG aCAGGTGGGGCTTGTTTTGGTTCCATTGTAGGAAGCTCTAGCATTGAAGAACGGAAACGCTGTGCTCAAGAAGTTGCAAAGCGTAATGTTGCAG GTTTCTGCATTAGTGGTTTTGGCCTTGGGGAAAGCATGGAGGAACGCCCTGCTCTGCTAAATGCGGTTACT GAGAATTTACCAGAAGAGAAACCACGACATATATGTGGTCTCGGACTTCCTG AAGACGTTTTGCAGGGAGTTGCTGCAGGTGTCGACCTGTTTGACTCGAC GTACATATATCATCTTACACTTGGAGGCTTTGCACTTACATTTTCTTCAGAGAAAATTTTGAGACATGGTTCGGTTGATCAGCTTACTGATTATGGTAGTGATGGCACAAAGATCAATCTGAAGGCAACCATTTATAG AAAAGATACGTCGCCTATTCTCAAGAGTTGTAACTGCTACACATGTCAGAATCACACGAAAGCATACCTAAACCATTTGTTTAATGTCCATGAAATGTTGGCACAAATTCTATTGGAAAT TCATAACACACACCACTATCTGGGATTCTTCCGGTCGATAAGAGAAGCAATTAAGAGTGGGAAATTTGATCATTTTCGAACAGCTTTTGTTGAAAATAGACGTAACCATATTTTTACTGCCGCCTTGAATTCGTGA